One Glycine max cultivar Williams 82 chromosome 8, Glycine_max_v4.0, whole genome shotgun sequence genomic window, TTAATACGTGTAGATGGAGAAAAGAATAGTggatttacttattttattttatcttaattaacattttgacattttttattttattaattacaaattttttattagttgtgcATAAGGATAAGGTGTTGATTTTTGTCCTTAATGAGCATAATCCATCACATGCTCATGCGACAATTTCTCTGAAGTATATTGTTGGCATTATTTTGTTCTTCATAAAAACTTTGTTTGTTCTAGCGTCTCCATTGacgagtgttttttttttttttttttatccatttctGTTGTAATTTGAATCATTGGCTTTGTGTCCAAGAGTGCATTTACGCATGCATTGGTTAGATTTGATAGCCAAATttcttgttaattttatattattaaataaacttaaatatatatatatatatatatatatatatatatatatatatatatatatatatatatatcatgtcatattttatattataaaacaagaatcaaaagaaaaaaaatcatccttattaacaaaattattataaaaactacaAAAACACGAAGGCAAGTACTACaggtatataataatataaaaatatttaaaattactgtCATAAATAGTAACACTAAATTTGTAGAAGCTGTCTACTAATGGAGTGCTCTCATTGCCTAGCttatagagaaattcaaattttctctttaaaaatacttgtaaagaaacttatacaaatattaataaCCCTAATGACAAGTAGTCCAATACGTACGTCTATAAATAGATTCTTCTTCCAACGTTGCTTATTCATGCAactgaataattaagaaaagccATTTCCATAGCAGCCTAAGAAAATGAAGAGCACTAGCTTGTTCGCTATCTTTCTACTTTGCGCCTTCACCTCATACCTACCTTCCGCCACCGCCCAGGACGTGCTCGACGTGGATGGCGATCCGATTCGGAACGGTTTCATATACTACGTTTTGCCGGCAATAAGAGGAAACGGTGGCGGAATAGAACGAGCCGCACTCGGGAAAGACACTTGCCCTATCACTGTAGTGCAATCTCCCAATCCAAACTCTAAGGGGTTAGAAATTAAGTTTGAATCTGCATACCCCGCCTATTACATAAACGAAACCCTAATTTTGCAAATAAAGTTCAGTTACCCACAGCAGTGTGAAAGAAAGAATCCTTGGTGGGCCATTTCTAAGGATATATCTGAAGGACCACCTGCTATTAAACTCTCTGGGTTCCATGGTACTGAACTCGGTTGGTTTAAAATTCAGAAAGCTTCCAAATCCTGTGACTCTAATGACTACAAGCTTGTGTTCTGCCAGTATGATGAGACCTGGTGTTTGGATGTCGGCATTTACGTCGATCGTCAAGGAAACAGGCGTTTGGTGCTTGCTGTTACTGGTGAACCGTTTTTGGTTCACTTTCACAAAATTAGTTCTTCAACTGCATGAAGCAGTACCACACtggcccaaaaaaaaaattcatgtgcttaaTTTCTAGCTGTGAGAGACAATTAAGTGTATGACCAATAAAATGGTTTTGTTGTAGGACCAAGTCTGAGAGACGCCAAGCACCACATGAATAAAATAACCAAAGCTTGGTTTGTATTGTAGCCTTCTCTAATGCTATTGGTCTGGTTACATCATCTTTAATTCCCCTTTATATATgcatatgtttattatttattgatttatccttgaaagagtacaatttaacttttaattttttattttatctttaatttaatcaaaagatttagttgtcaGAAAGAAAGAACGAAGGGTGAGATAATGATGATAGATCATCCATGGGCCGCCGTTAATAGCCTTTTTCAGTCTCTAAGTCAAAGTTAACCCTACAGAATCCATGTCTAAGTCTAACAACCATAAGGTCAAAGCCTCCGTCAATTTTCAGATGCGATTTCAGTTTATTCCTCATTGTAATAAACCCTATTTTCAGAGTAACTTGAGGATCACGAACTTCCTCCATATATGGTTgacataatttttcaaatattttgagATGCTGCTTTCATTctcaatttttatataagtgTCTCTCAACTTTTAAAGTAAAGGGTCAAATTTGTTATAGACCTTATTTTATGTTAGGCTGGCTTTGAGTGCCAGTTCCAAAAGGATATGGAAGGACAGGTCAGGAAATAAAACAATTCGAGGGATGATTTGCAATGCTTCGGTTTACTCTTAATAAAGAAGAGGTAAGCTTTTGAAAGGTAAaggttatattatatatgttcatACATCCTGTCTACTATTACTATGCGGAGACCTTTGCTTTTTCTACTATTACTATGCGGGGACCTTTTCTTTAAGAATtacgtttttttaatttatacataagaATTACAttattcaaatccttaaaatgATTTATTAGATGTAAGTAACATTAAGACTTTGTGTGCGTGCACTTAATTACTTCTGCTTAGGTTCTTATATAgatataaaaagagagaaagggagaaaaaacaaaataaaagtgagATGAAGAGAAGTTAAgtgtataaatataattactaattCACCTGCAAACAagctagtttttatttatttaattttggcacagatctttttttcttcttaatttttattcagGAAACTAGCTAGATTGATGAAGTATATTGTTAGCATtccctttattttattcttcataaaactttttttcttttgttatggGTTCTCCATTGAGCTCCTTTAATTAGGTTCACATCTCCATTGTGATCGATTTTGAATCGTATATTCTCTTTGTGTCTCGAAAGCGTGGATTTAGGTACATGCATTGGTAGGATTGACGATCTATTGTGTCATGACTTGACCCTTCAAGGTTGTTGGTGATCTATTGTGTTCCATGGTTACATTTGATTGCCAATTATGTTAGATATGTATATCtacatttacattttttattattttattaaataaactaCAGTATATATAACCAAACTGAACAAGAAAGCCTTTCCCAGCCGCTTTAGAAACGAAGAGTACAACGTTGTTTGGTCTCTTTTTCCTACTTTAATTTGCACCTTCACGTCATTACTCTAACGACTATAAGCTTGTGTTCTGTCGAATTGACGCGAGAACATGTGGGGATATTGGGATTCATGTCGATGATGATGGAAACACCCCGTTATTGGTTCAGTTTCAGAAACTAGATCATCATCAACTGCATCAAGCCCCACTGGCCTGAAAAATCATGTCAGTGAGACACAAGTGTAAAACTGAATAATATAAATGCTCtgattgtaataaataaattattgcaagactaaataaaataatcaaagccTTATGCTTAATTTGGTTGCGAGGAGttatatatctatattttttaattaaacttgtACCTTCTTGGAAGCTATTTTACATCTTTCTCACTTTACATGGGAGATATGAgctaaattaaagtaaaattaattgtttaattgtttttacaacttttgaagattaaaatttattattattatttttatctttcagatACAACTTTATTAGTTTCATACACTTTTAGAAGTAAAAAtgactattaaaaaaaacaacacctGTCTTAGAATTGACATTGATAACAGAATTTCTGACAAGATGGTGGCTTATTATCTCCAACATTGTTCAACTCTTAGAGGAAAGAAGTTCAGGAACTTTTGGCATGCAGTAACGGACTAACTTGGTTCATTTAGTATATTCTATTATGTCAGCATGCCACGTCAACTATCAGCTAGAAACTTaaccaacaaataaaataaaatatacaaatttcttaaaaataaaagataaaatatgttaaattaatctgttggaattaaaatttagtataaagTGAAA contains:
- the LOC100798239 gene encoding kunitz-type trypsin inhibitor KTI1-like; this encodes MKSTSLFAIFLLCAFTSYLPSATAQDVLDVDGDPIRNGFIYYVLPAIRGNGGGIERAALGKDTCPITVVQSPNPNSKGLEIKFESAYPAYYINETLILQIKFSYPQQCERKNPWWAISKDISEGPPAIKLSGFHGTELGWFKIQKASKSCDSNDYKLVFCQYDETWCLDVGIYVDRQGNRRLVLAVTGEPFLVHFHKISSSTA